One Chordicoccus furentiruminis DNA window includes the following coding sequences:
- a CDS encoding serine hydroxymethyltransferase, giving the protein MYTIEDIERTDPEIAGLIQAEIDRQNSHLELIASENWASKAVMSALGSVLTNKYAEGYPGHRYYGGCECVDQIEDLARERAKKLFGCTYANVQPHSGAQANMAVFYALLKPGDTFMGMRLDEGGHLSHGSSANISGSYFHQVPYGVNADGWIDYDACERIAKECHPKMIIGGASAYCRIIDFKRLREIADEVGAYLVVDMAHIAGLVAAGQHPSPIPYAHVTTTTTHKTLRGPRGGMILSSAEFAKEHGLDKAIFPGTQGGPQMHSIAAKAVMLKEDMQPSFIEYGKQVVRNAKALAAGLMSRGVKIVTGGTDNHLMLIDLKDTELTGKELENRLDRAHITANKNTVPGEPRSPFVTSGVRLGTSAVTTRGLDEKDMDRLAEAIALVVQSEDQILQAREIVRGLTERYPLEA; this is encoded by the coding sequence ATGTACACAATCGAAGACATTGAGAGAACCGACCCGGAGATTGCAGGACTGATTCAGGCGGAGATCGACCGGCAGAATTCCCATCTGGAGCTGATCGCATCCGAGAACTGGGCCAGCAAGGCCGTGATGTCCGCGCTTGGCAGCGTGCTGACCAACAAGTACGCGGAAGGCTATCCGGGGCACCGCTATTACGGCGGATGCGAGTGCGTCGATCAGATCGAGGATCTTGCGCGGGAACGCGCGAAAAAGCTGTTCGGCTGCACCTATGCGAATGTACAGCCCCATTCCGGCGCGCAGGCCAATATGGCGGTCTTCTACGCCCTCCTGAAGCCCGGCGATACCTTTATGGGGATGAGACTGGACGAAGGAGGCCATCTTTCCCACGGATCATCGGCCAACATCTCGGGCAGCTATTTCCATCAGGTGCCCTACGGCGTGAACGCGGACGGCTGGATCGATTATGACGCCTGCGAGCGGATCGCGAAGGAATGCCATCCGAAGATGATCATCGGCGGTGCGAGCGCCTACTGCCGCATCATCGATTTCAAGCGGCTGCGAGAGATCGCCGACGAGGTCGGCGCGTATCTGGTCGTCGATATGGCCCACATCGCCGGGCTGGTGGCGGCGGGACAGCATCCGAGTCCGATCCCCTACGCCCATGTCACGACGACCACGACGCATAAGACGCTGCGCGGACCCCGCGGCGGTATGATTCTGAGCAGCGCGGAGTTCGCGAAGGAGCACGGGCTTGACAAGGCGATCTTCCCCGGCACGCAGGGCGGACCGCAGATGCACTCCATCGCGGCGAAGGCCGTGATGCTGAAGGAGGACATGCAGCCGTCCTTCATCGAGTACGGGAAGCAGGTCGTAAGGAACGCGAAAGCGCTTGCGGCAGGACTGATGAGCAGGGGCGTGAAGATCGTCACCGGAGGAACGGACAACCATCTGATGCTGATCGATCTCAAGGATACCGAGCTCACCGGAAAGGAGCTCGAGAACCGGCTTGACCGCGCACACATCACGGCGAACAAGAATACGGTTCCGGGCGAGCCTCGCTCTCCGTTCGTCACGTCCGGCGTCCGTCTCGGCACGTCGGCTGTAACGACCCGCGGACTTGATGAAAAGGATATGGACCGGCTTGCAGAAGCGATCGCACTTGTTGTACAATCGGAGGATCAGATTTTGCAGGCGCGCGAAATTGTCCGCGGCCTGACGGAGCGGTATCCGCTGGAGGCGTAA
- the dnaB gene encoding replicative DNA helicase, which yields MDEALTRRVPPHSEEAERSVIGSMVMSGEAAMAAEEMLTGDDFYDRQLGAVFETMKALSDARKPIDLITLKEALEKQNLPEDVKNMEFMKEILASLPTSANVREYAEIVRDKATLRRLISAASEVEQDCYRQQKETQEILDDAEKTMFQVLQQRSTESYVPVKDVVYNALEAISAAARSKSHITGLETGFLDLDYKTSGFQNSDFILVAARPSMGKTAFVLNIVQYMALRKNWPCAVFSLEMSSESLMNRLLSLESHVDSQKIRTGKMNDEEWTKLVEASGVIADSKIIIDNTPGITLQELRSKARKFKIDMDIRIIFIDYLQLMAGSGKRGENRQQEISDISRGLKGLARELNIPVVALSQLNRSAETRDDHRPMLSDLRESGAIEQDADVVMFIYRDDYYNKDTEEKNIAEIIIAKQRNGPIGTTKLVWLPEYTKFANMKK from the coding sequence ATGGACGAGGCATTAACCCGGCGGGTTCCGCCTCACAGCGAGGAAGCGGAACGCTCTGTGATCGGCTCGATGGTGATGAGCGGCGAGGCCGCGATGGCGGCCGAGGAGATGCTGACCGGCGACGACTTCTACGACCGGCAGCTCGGCGCGGTGTTCGAGACGATGAAAGCGCTGAGCGACGCGCGGAAGCCCATCGATCTCATCACGCTGAAGGAAGCGCTCGAGAAACAGAACCTTCCCGAAGACGTGAAGAACATGGAGTTCATGAAGGAGATCCTCGCGTCGCTGCCGACCTCGGCCAACGTCCGGGAGTACGCGGAGATCGTCCGGGACAAGGCGACGCTCCGGAGGCTGATCAGCGCGGCGTCCGAGGTGGAGCAGGACTGCTACCGCCAGCAGAAGGAGACGCAGGAGATCCTCGACGACGCGGAGAAGACGATGTTTCAGGTTCTCCAGCAGCGCTCGACGGAGAGCTATGTCCCGGTGAAGGACGTGGTCTACAATGCGCTGGAAGCGATTTCCGCGGCGGCCCGTTCGAAGAGCCACATCACCGGACTGGAGACCGGCTTTCTTGATCTGGACTACAAGACCTCCGGCTTCCAGAATTCGGATTTCATTCTGGTCGCTGCGCGTCCTTCGATGGGAAAGACTGCGTTCGTCCTCAACATCGTGCAGTACATGGCGCTTCGGAAAAACTGGCCCTGCGCGGTCTTCTCGCTGGAGATGTCCAGCGAGTCGCTGATGAACCGTCTGCTTTCGCTCGAATCCCATGTGGATTCCCAGAAGATCCGAACAGGCAAGATGAACGATGAGGAGTGGACGAAGCTGGTGGAGGCTTCCGGCGTGATCGCGGACTCCAAGATCATCATTGACAATACACCCGGCATCACGCTGCAGGAGCTGCGGTCGAAGGCGAGAAAATTCAAGATCGATATGGATATCAGGATCATCTTTATCGATTACCTTCAGCTGATGGCGGGCAGTGGAAAACGGGGCGAGAACCGCCAGCAGGAGATCTCGGATATCTCCCGCGGACTCAAGGGACTCGCCCGCGAACTCAATATCCCGGTGGTCGCGCTTTCCCAGCTGAACCGCAGCGCGGAGACGCGTGACGATCACCGGCCGATGCTCTCGGATCTCCGGGAATCCGGCGCCATCGAGCAGGACGCTGACGTGGTGATGTTCATCTACCGGGACGATTACTACAACAAGGATACGGAAGAGAAGAACATCGCGGAGATCATCATCGCGAAGCAGAGAAACGGTCCGATCGGCACGACGAAGCTGGTCTGGCTGCCCGAATACACGAAGTTTGCCAACATGAAGAAGTGA
- the rplI gene encoding 50S ribosomal protein L9 has protein sequence MKVILLEDVKSLGRKGEVVNASDGYARNMLLPKKLAVAATDSNMKDLAAKKRGEEKLAKEQKEAAEALKANLEAKPVTVSIRVGESGKTFGSVSSKELAEAVKEQLGIEVDRKKMNLAQPIRELGTTTVEIRLHPQVSASLRVNVTEA, from the coding sequence ATGAAGGTGATTTTACTGGAAGATGTCAAGTCGCTGGGACGGAAGGGCGAGGTCGTGAATGCAAGCGACGGCTACGCGCGCAACATGCTGCTGCCGAAAAAGCTTGCCGTGGCGGCGACGGACAGCAATATGAAGGATCTGGCCGCGAAGAAGCGCGGCGAGGAGAAGCTGGCGAAGGAACAGAAGGAAGCCGCCGAGGCGCTGAAGGCGAATCTTGAGGCGAAGCCGGTGACGGTGTCGATCCGGGTCGGTGAGAGCGGCAAGACGTTCGGTTCTGTCTCCTCGAAGGAACTCGCGGAAGCGGTGAAGGAGCAGCTCGGCATCGAGGTGGACCGGAAGAAGATGAATCTCGCGCAGCCGATCCGCGAGCTCGGCACCACGACGGTGGAGATCCGGCTGCATCCTCAGGTGTCCGCGTCTCTCCGCGTGAACGTCACGGAAGCCTGA